The Salvia miltiorrhiza cultivar Shanhuang (shh) chromosome 2, IMPLAD_Smil_shh, whole genome shotgun sequence DNA window TGCAACTACGTGGAACCTCACTTCACCAACCAAGATTATTGAGCTATATGCTCACACTCCCTCAACTCACACATGCACTAAAGCTAGAAGCAGTCTTACCTCCTATAAAAGCTGGCCATGCCCACACCTCTCAAAGCTACGAAGCACGCCTTTTGAGAACTCATACATGATCAAACAGGACAAGAACGAGGGGGCCGGGACCGGGGCGAGGTATATTGGCGTGAGGAGGCGGAAATGGGGGAGGTGGGTGTCCGAGATTCGTGAGCCGGGTAAAAAGACGCGTATATGGTTGGGGAGTTTCGACACACCTGAGATGGCAGCCGCGGCCTACGATGTCTCCGCATGGTACCTGAGAGGGCCCGATGCCCGCATCAACTTCCCGGAGCTGGTGGAGAGCCTCCCGAAGCCGGCTAGCGCTGACGCGGATGACATCCGCCAGGCGGCTCAGCTGGCGGCCATGCGGTTGGGTGGTGTGGAGCA harbors:
- the LOC131010292 gene encoding ethylene-responsive transcription factor ERF021, translated to MIKQDKNEGAGTGARYIGVRRRKWGRWVSEIREPGKKTRIWLGSFDTPEMAAAAYDVSAWYLRGPDARINFPELVESLPKPASADADDIRQAAQLAAMRLGGVEQNVGSGGEAVPARVKLSPSDIQAINEAPLDSPKMWMELAGPSGVEEPVSYGEIEMEEWDETETYSIWD